In uncultured Bacteroides sp., one genomic interval encodes:
- the nspC gene encoding carboxynorspermidine decarboxylase, whose translation MIDFNKVPSPCYVMEEDLLRKNLSTIKSVGEKAGVEIILAFKSFAMWKSFPIFREYINCSTASSLYEAKLAYEEMGSKAHTYSPAYTEADFPTIMKCSSHITFNSFSQFDRFYPMVEKDGDNISYGIRINPEYSEVETELYNPCAPGTRFGITSDLLPETLPTGIEGFHCHAHCESNSFDFEKTLVHIEARFSKWFSQIKWINFGGGHLITRKDYDKEHLIQLLKSFKARYPHLHVILEPGSAFTWQTGVLVSSVVDIVENKGIKTAILDVSFTCHMPDCLEMPYQPAVRGAISEAVPGKFVYRLGGNSCLSGDFMGNWSFDHELQIGEKIIFEDMIHYTMVKTNMFNGIQHPDIALWTSKNELNIYKSFYYEDYRDRMC comes from the coding sequence ATGATAGACTTTAATAAAGTGCCATCACCATGTTATGTGATGGAAGAGGATTTGTTGAGAAAGAACCTTAGTACAATAAAAAGCGTTGGCGAAAAAGCAGGGGTAGAGATTATTCTCGCCTTTAAATCTTTTGCTATGTGGAAGTCTTTTCCAATATTCCGCGAATACATAAACTGCTCTACCGCAAGTTCACTCTACGAAGCCAAACTGGCATACGAAGAGATGGGAAGCAAAGCTCATACATATTCTCCTGCATATACAGAAGCTGATTTTCCGACTATAATGAAATGCAGCAGTCATATTACTTTCAACTCATTCAGTCAGTTTGACAGGTTTTATCCTATGGTGGAGAAAGATGGAGATAACATATCTTACGGCATCCGTATCAATCCTGAATACTCTGAAGTAGAGACCGAATTATATAACCCATGTGCGCCAGGCACCAGATTTGGTATAACATCCGATTTACTTCCTGAAACATTGCCAACAGGAATTGAAGGTTTTCATTGTCATGCCCATTGCGAATCCAATTCTTTTGATTTTGAAAAGACACTAGTGCACATTGAAGCTCGCTTCAGTAAGTGGTTTTCGCAGATTAAATGGATTAATTTTGGCGGTGGACACTTAATAACACGTAAAGACTATGATAAGGAACACTTAATTCAACTCCTGAAAAGCTTTAAAGCCCGTTATCCTCATCTGCATGTAATCCTTGAACCCGGATCAGCCTTTACGTGGCAAACGGGCGTTTTGGTCTCTTCTGTGGTAGATATTGTGGAAAACAAAGGAATTAAAACGGCCATTCTTGACGTAAGTTTCACCTGTCACATGCCCGATTGTCTTGAAATGCCTTATCAGCCGGCAGTTCGTGGAGCAATATCAGAAGCCGTTCCGGGCAAATTTGTCTATCGCTTAGGCGGTAATAGTTGTCTGAGCGGAGATTTTATGGGCAACTGGAGCTTTGATCACGAACTGCAGATTGGGGAGAAAATTATCTTTGAAGATATGATTCACTACACTATGGTGAAAACAAATATGTTCAATGGAATTCAACATCCAGACATTGCTCTCTGGACTTCAAAAAATGAGCTAAATATTTATAAGTCTTTCTATTACGAGGATTATCGCGATAGAATGTGCTAA
- a CDS encoding YciI family protein produces MFILLLTYQKPLEEVDRHLAAHRVYLDKNYANGTFIASGRRNPRIGGVILCKASRKEVVEELIKEDPFYAYEVAKYEILEFEPTKFAEGFEKFI; encoded by the coding sequence ATGTTTATCTTACTATTAACTTACCAAAAGCCGCTCGAAGAAGTTGATCGTCACTTAGCTGCTCACAGAGTTTATCTCGATAAAAACTATGCAAATGGCACATTTATAGCTTCCGGCAGAAGAAACCCCAGAATAGGTGGCGTTATTTTATGCAAAGCTTCCCGAAAAGAAGTGGTAGAGGAATTAATTAAAGAAGATCCATTCTACGCTTACGAAGTAGCAAAATACGAGATTCTGGAGTTCGAACCAACCAAATTTGCAGAAGGTTTCGAGAAATTTATCTGA